In Penaeus vannamei isolate JL-2024 chromosome 13, ASM4276789v1, whole genome shotgun sequence, the sequence tatatatatatatatatatatatatatatatatatatatatatatatatatatatatgtatgtatatatatatacatatatatatatatacatatatatacatatatatatataatatatatatatatatatgtgtgtgtgtgtgtgtgtgtgtgtgtgtgtgtgtatgtgtgtgtgtgtgtgtgtgtgtttgtgtgtgtgtgtgtgtgtgtgtgtgcgtgtgtgtgtgtgtgtgtgtgtgtgtgtgtgtgtgtgtgtgtgtgtgtgtgtgtgtgtgtgtgtgtgtgtgtgtgtagtgtgtagtgtgtagtgtgcagtgtgtatatgtatgtgtatatgtgtgcatgtgtatatatatatatatatatatatatatatatatatatatatatatatatgtgtgtgtgtgtgtgtgtgtgtgtgtgtgtgtgtgtgtgtgtgtgtgtgtgtgtgtatgtgtgtgtgtgtgtgtgtgtgtgtgtgtgtgtgtgtgtgtgtgtgtgtgtatatatatatatatatatatatatatatatatatatatatatatacatatatatatatatatatatatatatatatatatatatatatatatatatataaaatgtatatatatatatatatatatatatatatatatatatatatatatataatgtatatatatatatatatatgtatatatatatatatgtgtgtgtgtgtgtgtgtgtgtgtgtgtgtgtgtgtgtgtgtgtgtgtgtgtgtgtgtgtgtgtgtgtgtgtgtgtgtgcgtgtgtgtgtgtgtgcttatacatatacatagccatatatattaggtgtgtgtgtgtgtgcgtgtgtaatatatgcTTAATCAATGAGTTAAAAACTTTTAATAAAAATTAGATATGAGGAGTCCTCATTAGGCTGGGAATCTTCTTTCTGGACTGCGAAATAAGCGTGATAATCCCAATTACTTCCCATTCATGAATAAGAACATGAAACAAGATATGTTGCAAAAACATTTTCAATTCTTTATTAATCATATATTAATAGATTGTTCGTAACAATACGCTTGTCGCAGATTCTGGTTGTTTTCTGCTTTTCCAAGTTCTACCTGGTGTTTATTacatttctttccattttatttacCTCTTAGAATTAAACATATGTGCGTATGGATGAAAACTCACGGGTGTATGAAGATAGGTAATCAATAACATCAAGAAATAAAACTAAGGATACAGTATAAAATGTGGATTATAAAAGTTTTGCTTACAATATAATACAGAAAATATGTGTCAAATTTAAAAGAACACAATATCATATGCACAATAATAGGTTTATATATGCTTTAGTTACAATAAAATCTAGAAATAAACATTTACCATAaatcaaaaatataatataatatctgcCAAACATAAATGAACATTACGTACTCGTATCGAGCAAACGCGTTACTTTTAGACTAAAGTCGAGAAGTGGATTTTTTCTACGATTTCCATCTCGTGCCGAATCACTGGACTCATCTGAACCTCCCTGCTCTCAAATCCTCCAGGAAACTCTTAATCGCCGAAGCCCCGTAGCCGAAGCGGTTTGACTCATATTCGGGTAACAGAAAGGACTTGACTCGAGCTATTTCTGACGTATCAGCGGATATCATATTGTCAAAAATCGATATAATGCGTTCTATAAAATGTTCCGGCGCCCAGTCCTTGGCGCGCGAGACCTCTTTAGTGAACAATGTCTTTATGATGTATGACACGGGCGAGTCTAGCTTCAGATACACGCGATTCCACACCTGGTAATGCCTCTTATACTTCTCCGGATACCACCAATCATACTTTAGCAAGGAGCAGATGAGTTTGCAGGCCATGATTACTGCGCGCTTGTTGTCTTCGCACAGATCTGATATGATTCTTGCTTCTGTGACCGACAGACTGTAACGCCAACTGTTTTGGCCGCAGGAGGTAAGGGAGACGGGCATATCATGGATCTCTTCGCGTATGTTGTATGGAAGTTGATAGAGACCGTTGACTTCTGGCCAGGGCGCTCTGACGGCCGGCACGAGATCCACGCTGAGCAGAAGCGTTCGAGGGCCAGGTTCACACCACGCGAGATATAGTGCCAGTCCCACTTTGGTTGTCTCAAGGCCCGGGTAAATGACTGACAAATATGGTGACTGGAACTGAAAGTTCTTTAGCGCTCTTTCAGTTGCTCTTTTGAAAAAGAGTATAAAGTTTTGGTCTCTGAACATTTCTGGTTCCTCAACACTCTCGAGAAGAACCTCCAAGTGATCATTTCCGCCATCTCTTTGCGTGGATCTCGCTGTAGCTCTTCCACCTTTGAAACAATGGAAATTGCAGAGCTCAAGATTGAAGTCCATTTCATCCGCAGTAAACATTCGTATGTCTTCAGCAACGGATCCAACTTGGACAAGGTTTCCTTCATAGCGAGGGTCAAGCTCACCAATTCGTTGACACAATCTCGTCATTTCCCGTGTTATGGTTCTGTTGATGCGAAGGTTTTCCCGCGTGTTAAAGTTTACCTTGTACTGAAGACTAGCTTCTCTGAGTTGAGCTGGTGAGAAGATACCCATATGGCGAGCTTTGACTTCTAGGAGGGTCTTCGAAACCACGTCTGCCCTGTTTTCATTGAAGAttatattttcctcccttttagACACGACGTTCAGCCTCAGAACTTCCACGTTGTTTTGGAAACCACGCAGAAGGTCCGAAGGTGTCATGCCGACCTGTGACTGCGCATCCCCACCAGGAAAGCACCGGAGATATTGAAAGCAAGCCGTGTGGCCCATTAAGGCGGCCAGATGGGCTGCGGTAAACCCTCCAGTTTTGTGAAGGGTTGTGTCTGTTCTTACACTATTTACAGCTGCTAAGTATTCAACCATTGTCGTCCTGCCATTTCTCGCAGCGATGTGCAGTAACTTTGATCCAGAGGCAGCATCCACTACATTCTCGAGCTCAACTCTGGTGCACTGTCGGGCAAAATGGAGTAGATGCACCAACCCACATTTCCCGGCAAGTCGCAAAAACGAAGCAGAAACCAAGGCATTTTGACTGCCTTCCATCTGCTCGTAGCAGGCAAGTGCTTCTGCT encodes:
- the LOC113803018 gene encoding uncharacterized protein isoform X2, which gives rise to MKLELLQLDEVMWKTVQANQYEVSRYLFDVLGVNPSARVHSRDTTPLQEAHARGLTDLIATFHKNRPPDSRFAQNEDIRRTLDIYRERIRDVFGAARRGFYKAEAGGSRGVRDLLFQDREISTSLPGTVRGPAGVSLLHIAASVSNTNEAPLWDVGDVHNLVYAHGAYMNAVDSTGKTPLHYLAENASCSSFKESWDEFSPCEQWASLAKWLLRHGANPALADHRGRLPEDLAAARENHRLAGLLRDARKSRPCSEGSGTADEDHQSLLAAASLGKLEAIRELLGRGVSMDPRCGYSSPLHLAITRGQRDAAMLLLSAGVSLTACSSDGLTVLQAAHRTPDLPALFPAFIRQEYVVLLNDEFSRVTGDSEECRELRRGLEQLQTAVEERGCEASWPREVSWGTSWSLLVEAARLGLPLTCQFLMAAGARMCRLPRDLSHPLAVAAENRQLNMIKVLCRDLHMLPYGIARLPENSLTPGLVKYLRKEETARLEELAVQNSNIPDEDAAEALACYEQMEGSQNALVSASFLRLAGKCGLVHLLHFARQCTRVELENVVDAASGSKLLHIAARNGRTTMVEYLAAVNSVRTDTTLHKTGGFTAAHLAALMGHTACFQYLRCFPGGDAQSQVGMTPSDLLRGFQNNVEVLRLNVVSKREENIIFNENRADVVSKTLLEVKARHMGIFSPAQLREASLQYKVNFNTRENLRINRTITREMTRLCQRIGELDPRYEGNLVQVGSVAEDIRMFTADEMDFNLELCNFHCFKGGRATARSTQRDGGNDHLEVLLESVEEPEMFRDQNFILFFKRATERALKNFQFQSPYLSVIYPGLETTKVGLALYLAWCEPGPRTLLLSVDLVPAVRAPWPEVNGLYQLPYNIREEIHDMPVSLTSCGQNSWRYSLSVTEARIISDLCEDNKRAVIMACKLICSLLKYDWWYPEKYKRHYQVWNRVYLKLDSPVSYIIKTLFTKEVSRAKDWAPEHFIERIISIFDNMISADTSEIARVKSFLLPEYESNRFGYGASAIKSFLEDLRAGRFR